GTCAACAGCATGAGAGTTACACTGAAGTGTTTAAAAAAGGTTTTGCATACGTTTTTATTTCtaatgtgttcatttaaaaatattagtgctTTATGCCTGCGTGAGGGTACAGCATACAGCCATATTGCTATAAAGTTGTAGATTTTGTAACCATTGCAACATGACTTATACTGTTTGTCCTGTACATTGTACAGtggttttaataatatattattgtcTGCATACCTGAGGGTCTTATCATTATTAAGACTATTTTGTGATAATATTTCAAAATTTTCTCATGACTTTTCAATACACTGTGGCATAATAATTCATTGTTGACTGAGAGAGTATGCATAGTATACATAGAAAGTAACGTTGGTGGAAACATGTTAGGTGTGCTTCTGATCACCTGGCATTTTCTTCAACAGCGACATGTTTCGTTTGCCAGCAGTAAGTCGGGCACTGGCTGGGGCAGCCCATTGCAAGGGCTCCATCGCCACCACCAACAATGGTAATTACTCCATccattcttttttgttttttcaaataaaagtGTAACACTTTTCCTGGTACCAAGCAACTTTAACCTTATGTGCAAGAATAGGTAAATGCAGTATTTTAGATTCAGCCTTCCATAAATCATTACATTTTTGGATTTTACAACAGTGCGGACATCAATTCGCGCCTCAAGCAATTTGGTTGAGGTATTTGTAGATGGAAAGCCCGTCATGGTGGAACCAGGGACCACTGTTCTACAGGTGattttgcacattttttttttttaaattgatccAAAAAGTAAAACTGATTAGCTCTTACTAACTGCTAGTTGATCATAATAGTTCTTAAGACACAGTTTTTATGCAACTGACCCAAGATTGCATACGGTATGTTGACGAATGCATTTTGTGTCTTAAGGCTTGCGAGAAAGTTGGGGTGCAGATTCCACGTTTCTGCTATCATGATCGTCTGTCGGTAGCCGGTAACTGCCGCATGTGCCTGGTAGAAATTGAGAAAGCGCCAAAGGTAAAGCGCATTGTTGATGGTTGCATGCATTTGTgataaaatatttgttaaaaattattGTTAATATCTTCTGTTTGTCATTGACAGCCTGTGGCAGCATGTGCAATGCCTGTCATGAAAGGCTGGAACATTTTGACCAACTCAGAGAAGACACGCAAGGCCAGGTAACTCTTCACAAATGCTGCTTGTTTTTGTCACGCTTTAAAGATATGAAGGCTCATATACTGGCCATTTTTGTCTCAAATAGAGAGGGAGTCATGGAGTTTCTCCTTGCCAACCACCCTCTTGATTGTCCAATCTGTGATCAAGGAGGAGAATGTGATCTGCAGGTAAGAAAAGACTCAATTACAGGTATATAAGGGGGCTGGACTGTCAACTAAAGTactaaggtcacgattcgattctTGATTTTTACAGAACAGGTTGCcatgccatttttagactagaattttatgaaatataatatctgaccttgaacctCAATCAGACGCGTGCATGCTCTGATTGAGTTCAGCTGAAGGTGGAAGGCacgtgttgttgtttttttcccaTGTAAAGGGTAAAGATCAGCTCGCGTGGGGCATCTCCTGCATTTTCAGTTAAAGCTGACAATGTCCAGCAACATTATAGCTCTGTTTGGTTTCACACTGCGGTTTAGTACCACTTCAAAGTGGAAGGGATTATAGAGTTTTCGTTATAGTTGTGACGCctctactgctgtgacatcatcatAAACGTAATACAAACAAACACAGGAGCATATTGATGAATAGTGTTTTTAATTCTTGGCATGTGGATGTACTATTcttggtagtgacgattctctctgaccaatcagtgatcacCAGCGTTTACATGTCACATTTTAGTATTGAATTTGGTACTGCTCGCTTGGAACCTCAGCTGAGGTTCTAGGTACCATACACAGTGGAAAACCCCCAAAAGTGCGCCATACTGAGCTGTACTATGCAGTGGAAAAGCGCCAATTGCTATCGGGCAGGTGGTACGCCTACTAGCAAAACAACAATACCGCTGCTACCTAGTAGACCAATAAAATCATAGTTTCTTTTCAACCACTTCCTTGTGTGATCCGGGTTTGTAGGACCAGTCCATGATGTTTGGCACAGACAGAAGTCGTTTCACAGAGGGGAAGCGAGCAGTAGAGGATAAGAACATCGGCCCACTTATCAAAACAATCATGACCCGCTGCATACAGTGCACACGTTGTGTACGGTGGGTAAATCTCTTGTTCTTCAGGCTACATAATACACACATTTAGCACTCAGTCAGTGCCCTAAACAAAACGTATGCATTGTAATTTTACAGTTTTGCTAGCGAGGTTGCTGGCGTTGAGGATCTGGGAACTACAGGACGCGGTAATGACTTGCAGATCGGTACCTACGTGGAGAAGATGTTCATGTCCGAGTTGTCTGGTAATGTGATTGACTTGTGTCCTGTTGGAGCGCTGACATCCAAACCATACGCCTTCACCGCAAGACCCTGGGAGACAAGGTACAGTCCTGAGAGATTTGCTGACATTTAAGTTGTCTTTTTATAAAGGTTGACTTGGTGACTGTGTGTATTTGCATTCTTTTTATGAACATTCTTTGTCTTGCGTGTGCAGGAAGACTGAGACCATTGATGTGTTGGATGCTGTGGGCTCCAATATTGTTGTGAGCACCAGAGGTGGTGAGGTTATGAGAATTCTACCTCGTCTTAATGAGGACGTTAATGAGGAATGGATATCAGACAAGTCCAGGTAAGAATTTCGAGAGCATATTCTCTCTACCTATAAAGGAGGTTTGTGTACACTTTGAATTTAGTTGTATTATAAAGTTACTTAAAAATGCTTTAGTTCTTTTTTTGggatatttaaaacaaaaatctcACATATTATGCCTTTATGCCGAAAAATGAAGCATGTAGCTCAGTTGTTACTGTACATGTAAAACATACTAATACTTAATGTGCTGCCTTTTCTAAGGTTTGCCTATGATGGGTTGAAGAGGCAGCGTCTAACTCAGCCCATGGTGAAGGATGCCAGCGGGCAGCTGGTTAACACCACCTGGGAGGATGTTCTAACACGTGTGGCTGGAGCTGTAAGTCCCTTTGATATTATCATATAAGACAACAGAACAtacaaaactgttttttttcaataaaaCCACATTAATCTGCTTCTTGTCATTGTCATATGATAGATTTGATTGAGTCTTGTGTTTGCAGCTCCAGGGAGTTCAGGGTTCTGAAGTGGGGGCCATTGCAGGCGGGATGGTGGATGCAGAGGCACTAGTGGCATTGAAGGATCTGCTGAACAGACTGGACAGCGAAACGCTCTGCACTGAGGAGATCTTCCCGATGGCTGGTGCCGGGTGAGTGTTAAGACTGATTTAAGAATGAAACACCTCTCTGTCTGTCCTGGTCAGTCATAAAACTTCTTCACATTTACATGAATTTAGTTGATTTATTGTTGATGCAGCTTTTCAAGAGGTAGGGTATTACTACCCTAAGTAAACACACAGCAAGTTAACCTAGCATTTTCAAAAAGGGAGCCAAGCTATATCTATGGACCAGAAtatcattaaagggatagttcacccaaaaatgaaatcaaggccccattgacttttcatagtattatttttcctactatggaagtcaatggatgctgcgttccaggcaacctatAACCCGTAAATCACGACTTTAAAACCACTagtcacgactctgaactgggagtacatcgatctagtacgagttcacgggtgggaagtcacgggtttgactgccgttccagtgcactttcacaggtagaaggttgtaaaaacacgggttACAGAATGCCTGGAACGgatactcccagttcagagtcgttagtcgtggttttgaagtcgtaattcacgtgctcaaaaacctgcctggaacgcagcaggAGCCTtggatcggtttggttacaaacatttctcaaaatatcttcctttgtgttcatcagaacaaagaaatgtatacaggtttgtaacaacatgagagtgagtaaatgatgacagaatttttaattttttggtgaactatccctttaagacttgTAGTGGGTTTATTTGAAATGGGCGTGTAACCAGGAAACTCTGGAACAACTGCTAACCGCTTTGAACTTAGCAATGCCCTGGAAACAACCCACAATACACTAGAATTGTGACAGCTGCTTTAATACAATTagtgaataaatgtaattttgttTCTCTGGTCTGCTCTAGAACCGACCTGCGCTCCAATTACCTCCTAAACACCCGTATCGCTGGTATTGAGGAGTGTGACCTTCTGCTTTTGGTTGGAACAAACCCGCGTTATGAGGCTCCTCTTTTTAATGCACGTATACGCAAAAGGTATAACCATTTCACACCATTAAAGTAATACTTTACTTAAATccccataatttactcacccccatgtcatctaAGATATTTAggtatttctttgttcagttcaaaataatttaaggaaatcattccaggatttttctccatgtaGTGGACTTTACCTCAACAGATTATAGGTTTAATGGAGTTTAAAAtcgcagtttcaatgcagcttcaaagggctctaaacgatcccaactgaGGCCAAGGGTCTTATCAAGTGAAACGATCatcatttttgcaaaaaataaaagtacgccagcgcgacctaacgtactTAGTAATCACGTTGAAAGGTGTAATTTTTAAGGTCACGCTGGTGCCTCACACAGCTAGTGCAAA
This Paramisgurnus dabryanus chromosome 7, PD_genome_1.1, whole genome shotgun sequence DNA region includes the following protein-coding sequences:
- the ndufs1 gene encoding NADH-ubiquinone oxidoreductase 75 kDa subunit, mitochondrial, yielding MFRLPAVSRALAGAAHCKGSIATTNNVRTSIRASSNLVEVFVDGKPVMVEPGTTVLQACEKVGVQIPRFCYHDRLSVAGNCRMCLVEIEKAPKPVAACAMPVMKGWNILTNSEKTRKAREGVMEFLLANHPLDCPICDQGGECDLQDQSMMFGTDRSRFTEGKRAVEDKNIGPLIKTIMTRCIQCTRCVRFASEVAGVEDLGTTGRGNDLQIGTYVEKMFMSELSGNVIDLCPVGALTSKPYAFTARPWETRKTETIDVLDAVGSNIVVSTRGGEVMRILPRLNEDVNEEWISDKSRFAYDGLKRQRLTQPMVKDASGQLVNTTWEDVLTRVAGALQGVQGSEVGAIAGGMVDAEALVALKDLLNRLDSETLCTEEIFPMAGAGTDLRSNYLLNTRIAGIEECDLLLLVGTNPRYEAPLFNARIRKSWLHNELKVAMVGHNVDLSYSYNHLGESTQVLEEVAAGTHPFCKVLAQAKKPVVVVGSSALQREDGAAIFQAVSTISQNARATSGVEEGWKVLNVLHRVASQVAALDLGYKPGVDAIRKNPPKVLFLLGADAGCITRADLPKNSFIIYQGHHGDVGATMADVILPGAAYTEKNGTYVNTEGRPQQTRVAVTAPGIAREDWKILRAISEVAGVTLPYDTLDEVRERLSEVSPNLVRYDDVEEANYFKQANELSTAVKQSLLAAPLVPPQLTVKDFYMTDPISRASQTMAKCVKAVTEGAAAVDEPSIC